A genomic stretch from Deinococcus aerophilus includes:
- a CDS encoding M28 family metallopeptidase, with protein sequence MRLLIRPALLALLALPSSAGALLEDDLQTVLGFGPRVAGSPANEAARGYLEARFRALGYQTRRQPFGYSRFDDLGSDVSVAGQVRAGRALQDSAGGTVTATAVRVPGAGTPEDFARVDVRGRVAVVTRGEIPFVQKARAAQAAGALGVVIVNHVAGELRGTLGEPLALPVLGVSPEVGAALPDGAPVTLNVRVREGTVQGVNLIAFKGGGAPPEVLFGAHLDSVSGAPGANDNLSGSLAVLELARRMANTPLSARSYFTLFDGEEDGLRGSRAFVQDHPEVVAGLRAMFNLDMVGVNVMPLSISGEAALVAAAQRAGVPASVGAPGSSDQVPFRQAGVPTLFFHRGLDAHYHQPGDTALDPVLVRETVDAALKIAGEVLGPVR encoded by the coding sequence ATGCGACTGTTGATTCGGCCCGCGCTGCTGGCGTTGCTGGCCCTGCCGTCCAGCGCCGGAGCGCTGCTGGAGGACGACCTGCAGACGGTGCTGGGTTTCGGCCCCCGGGTGGCGGGCAGCCCGGCCAACGAAGCGGCGCGCGGGTATCTGGAAGCCCGGTTCCGGGCGCTGGGCTACCAGACGCGCCGCCAGCCTTTTGGCTACTCCCGTTTTGACGACCTGGGTTCGGACGTGAGTGTGGCCGGACAGGTGCGGGCGGGCCGGGCGCTGCAGGACTCTGCCGGGGGGACCGTGACTGCCACCGCCGTGCGCGTGCCCGGTGCCGGCACGCCTGAGGACTTTGCCCGTGTGGACGTGCGCGGCCGGGTGGCGGTGGTCACGCGCGGCGAGATTCCCTTTGTCCAGAAGGCCCGCGCTGCCCAGGCCGCGGGTGCGCTGGGCGTGGTCATCGTGAACCATGTGGCCGGCGAGCTGCGCGGCACCCTGGGCGAGCCGCTGGCCCTGCCGGTGCTGGGCGTCTCGCCGGAGGTGGGCGCGGCCCTGCCCGACGGCGCTCCCGTGACCCTGAACGTCCGCGTGCGCGAGGGCACGGTGCAGGGCGTCAACCTGATCGCCTTCAAGGGCGGGGGCGCGCCGCCGGAGGTGCTGTTCGGCGCCCATCTGGATTCGGTGTCCGGTGCGCCGGGAGCCAACGACAACCTCTCGGGCAGCCTGGCCGTGCTGGAGCTGGCGCGGCGGATGGCCAACACCCCGCTCTCGGCGCGCAGTTATTTCACGCTGTTCGACGGCGAGGAGGACGGCCTGCGGGGATCACGCGCCTTCGTTCAGGACCACCCGGAGGTGGTCGCAGGGCTGCGGGCCATGTTCAATCTGGACATGGTCGGCGTGAACGTCATGCCCCTGAGCATCAGCGGCGAGGCCGCCCTGGTCGCGGCGGCGCAGCGGGCCGGGGTGCCGGCCAGCGTGGGTGCGCCCGGCAGCAGCGATCAGGTGCCGTTCCGGCAGGCGGGCGTGCCCACCCTGTTCTTTCACCGGGGCCTGGACGCCCACTACCACCAGCCCGGAGATACGGCGCTCGACCCGGTGCTGGTCCGCGAGACGGTGGACGCCGCCCTGAAGATTGCCGGTGAAGTGCTGGGGCCGGTCCGGTGA